Proteins co-encoded in one Capnocytophaga ochracea DSM 7271 genomic window:
- a CDS encoding lipoprotein signal peptidase, producing MKLKHAFLIILLVLIIDQWSKIYIKTHFILNEAVTVFSWFQIYFVENEGAAWGTKIPGEYGKLILTLFRIVAVIGIGYWLVSAVRKQQPKILIICISLILAGALGNIIDSVFYGIIFDHSYGNIATLFAENPYGTLLHGKVVDMFYFPIIDTTLPSWVPIWGGERFRFFEPVFNVADSAICIAVGLMILYHKKIFPKN from the coding sequence ATGAAATTAAAACACGCATTCCTTATTATTCTGTTGGTACTTATCATCGACCAATGGAGCAAAATATACATCAAAACACACTTTATCCTCAACGAAGCCGTAACCGTTTTCAGTTGGTTTCAAATCTATTTTGTAGAAAACGAAGGTGCAGCTTGGGGTACTAAAATCCCCGGCGAATACGGCAAACTCATTCTTACCCTCTTTCGCATTGTAGCGGTAATAGGTATCGGTTATTGGCTGGTATCGGCAGTGAGAAAGCAACAACCTAAGATACTTATCATTTGCATTTCTTTGATATTGGCAGGAGCACTGGGCAATATCATCGATTCGGTGTTTTACGGCATAATTTTCGACCATAGTTATGGTAACATTGCTACCCTATTTGCCGAAAATCCTTACGGAACCCTCTTGCACGGCAAAGTGGTGGATATGTTCTACTTCCCTATTATCGATACCACGCTTCCCAGCTGGGTACCCATTTGGGGAGGCGAACGCTTTCGTTTCTTCGAGCCCGTGTTCAATGTGGCTGACTCTGCAATATGTATAGCAGTGGGGCTGATGATTTTATATCACAAAAAGATATTTCCTAAAAACTAA
- a CDS encoding endonuclease MutS2 — protein MNTKTLEDLEFPIVLSHLSDLCLTELGKKYALRIKPFDNQETLLLALNQTNEYLSSFDNNNTIPSHYCESITSEIKLLSIENALLEVSSIRKIHRISEIVNTQILFFKKFKTLYPTLFETADSIEYTTELLNAIDKVLDKYGEIKNEASPTLGDIRRELSALKGKLNESFNRALAEYNTVDYLDDIRETVVENRRVLAVKAMYRRKVQGTVWGSSKTGSIVYIEPRQTEIYSRELSNLLYDEKEEIQRILRELTAFISQFADLLKDYQRYITAVDIICAKAKYAHQMNALLPEITQERELFLREAYHPLLYLNNAKKGVTTFPQTIELNDENRIIVISGPNAGGKSITLKTIGLLQLMLQSGMLVPVHHRSKMCLFERILTDIGDNQSIENHLSTYSYRLKNMNYFLKKCNHRTLFLIDEFGTGSDPELGGALAEIFLEEFYHRKAFGVITTHYTNLKMLADELPHASNANMLFNDKTLEPIYKLIIGEAGSSFTFEVAQKNGIPFSLINRAKKKIEKGKVRFDATIAKLQKERSKMEKTAETLKDEETKAREEAKRLEELNDKVKSKLINYQELYDQSQRMITLGSKVDQIAERYFYDGKRRPLVSEFLKLIEMENAKRKQISKEERTKQKEEKKTTTEEVHKQMEAIRQQRKEEKKERIAQERAEKEKLQRVLSVGDRVRIKDSRSVGSIDKIEKGKAIVNYGAFTTSVSLDELELVQKIR, from the coding sequence ATGAATACAAAAACACTTGAAGACTTAGAGTTCCCCATTGTACTCTCTCATTTGTCTGACCTTTGCCTTACTGAACTCGGCAAGAAATACGCCTTACGTATCAAGCCTTTCGACAATCAGGAGACGCTGTTATTGGCACTGAATCAAACCAATGAATACCTATCGTCTTTTGATAATAACAACACAATCCCTTCACACTATTGCGAATCTATCACTTCTGAAATTAAACTTCTATCTATTGAAAACGCCTTGTTAGAAGTGTCGAGCATTAGGAAGATTCATCGTATCAGCGAGATTGTAAACACTCAAATTCTCTTCTTTAAGAAGTTCAAAACGCTATACCCTACCCTTTTCGAAACGGCTGATAGTATCGAGTATACTACCGAACTGCTGAACGCTATCGATAAAGTGTTGGACAAGTACGGCGAGATAAAAAACGAAGCCTCTCCTACGCTTGGCGATATACGTCGCGAGCTGAGCGCCTTGAAAGGAAAACTCAACGAAAGTTTCAACCGTGCTCTCGCCGAGTATAACACTGTCGACTATCTCGATGATATCCGCGAGACCGTAGTAGAAAACCGCCGCGTATTGGCAGTGAAAGCAATGTACCGCCGAAAAGTACAAGGCACCGTATGGGGGAGCTCAAAAACGGGTAGCATAGTGTATATAGAACCGCGACAAACCGAAATCTACTCTCGCGAACTCTCCAATCTGCTTTATGACGAAAAAGAGGAAATCCAGCGTATATTAAGAGAACTTACCGCCTTCATCAGTCAGTTTGCCGACCTGCTGAAAGACTATCAGCGATACATCACAGCCGTTGATATTATTTGCGCCAAAGCCAAGTACGCTCACCAAATGAACGCACTTTTGCCAGAAATCACTCAGGAGCGCGAACTATTCCTCCGTGAAGCATATCACCCTTTGCTGTATCTAAACAATGCCAAAAAAGGTGTTACTACCTTTCCTCAAACCATAGAACTGAATGATGAAAATCGTATTATCGTCATCTCGGGACCTAATGCGGGCGGAAAGAGTATTACGCTTAAAACCATTGGCTTATTGCAATTAATGTTACAAAGTGGAATGCTCGTTCCGGTGCATCATCGTTCTAAAATGTGTTTGTTTGAACGCATTCTTACCGATATCGGCGATAACCAATCTATTGAAAACCACCTTAGCACATACAGCTACCGACTCAAAAATATGAATTACTTCCTCAAAAAATGCAACCACCGCACCTTGTTTTTGATAGATGAGTTCGGGACAGGTAGCGACCCCGAATTAGGAGGTGCTTTGGCTGAAATATTCTTAGAAGAGTTCTACCACCGAAAGGCTTTTGGGGTGATTACCACCCATTACACCAATTTAAAAATGCTGGCAGATGAATTGCCCCACGCGAGCAATGCCAATATGCTTTTCAACGATAAAACCTTAGAGCCCATCTATAAGCTAATAATAGGCGAAGCGGGAAGTTCTTTCACTTTTGAAGTGGCGCAGAAAAACGGCATTCCGTTTAGCCTTATCAATCGGGCTAAGAAAAAAATAGAGAAAGGAAAAGTGCGTTTTGATGCCACTATCGCCAAATTGCAGAAAGAGCGCTCCAAAATGGAAAAAACTGCCGAAACCCTGAAAGATGAGGAAACCAAAGCCCGCGAAGAAGCCAAACGTTTGGAGGAACTTAATGATAAAGTAAAAAGCAAGCTCATAAATTATCAAGAACTCTATGACCAAAGCCAACGTATGATTACCTTAGGTAGTAAGGTAGACCAGATAGCCGAACGTTATTTCTACGATGGTAAGCGTCGCCCTTTGGTATCCGAATTTCTCAAACTCATTGAAATGGAAAATGCTAAGCGCAAACAAATAAGCAAAGAGGAACGCACCAAGCAAAAAGAGGAGAAAAAAACTACTACCGAAGAAGTTCATAAGCAAATGGAAGCTATCCGCCAGCAACGCAAAGAAGAGAAGAAAGAGCGTATTGCCCAAGAACGCGCCGAAAAGGAAAAGCTACAACGCGTCCTTTCAGTAGGCGACCGTGTGCGCATTAAAGACAGCCGAAGCGTGGGAAGTATCGATAAGATTGAAAAAGGCAAAGCCATAGTAAATTACGGGGCGTTTACTACCTCTGTTTCTTTGGACGAATTGGAGCTCGTACAGAAAATCCGATAA
- a CDS encoding DUF6261 family protein — protein sequence MKKEKLINLDLARLHNAEFKQFLVRFFEDFGKTDLKLETDADFKVLFEKLKNKIPSYEKGLERIRSSEETKKLAELDHARDTDMRALRLSIRPYKYAKTDDKKKAFETLKRLIDPYKDVSKETYEEETSNLTTLITQLKAEPYVNAVKTLQIKEFVSELEKSNKTFDELFSHRSFQTLQKEAYHIRPLRKELSDDYRNMVNYIVTLSEVKQDEFYKKTLEVINNSRKYYADVIARRKPNASSAKNKENTNVTP from the coding sequence ATGAAAAAGGAGAAGTTAATCAATTTAGACCTTGCTCGCTTGCATAATGCCGAGTTTAAACAATTTTTAGTGCGATTTTTTGAAGATTTCGGCAAGACTGATTTAAAATTGGAAACAGATGCCGATTTTAAAGTGCTCTTTGAAAAGTTAAAAAACAAAATTCCTTCTTATGAAAAGGGATTGGAAAGAATCCGTTCTAGTGAAGAGACCAAAAAACTCGCCGAGCTTGACCACGCAAGAGATACCGATATGCGTGCCTTGCGTTTGAGTATTCGCCCCTATAAATATGCAAAGACGGACGATAAGAAAAAGGCTTTTGAAACGCTAAAAAGGCTTATAGACCCTTATAAAGATGTTTCAAAAGAAACGTATGAGGAAGAAACCAGCAACCTTACAACCCTCATTACTCAGCTCAAAGCTGAACCTTATGTAAATGCAGTAAAAACCTTGCAAATTAAGGAGTTTGTAAGTGAGTTGGAAAAATCTAATAAAACGTTTGATGAACTTTTTTCGCACAGGTCGTTCCAAACCTTGCAAAAAGAAGCCTATCATATACGTCCGCTACGCAAAGAGCTCTCAGATGATTACCGCAATATGGTAAATTACATTGTAACTCTATCGGAAGTGAAACAAGATGAGTTCTACAAAAAGACGTTGGAGGTCATCAATAACAGCAGGAAGTATTACGCCGATGTGATAGCACGTAGAAAGCCGAATGCTTCCTCTGCCAAAAATAAAGAAAATACAAATGTTACCCCATAA
- the ung gene encoding uracil-DNA glycosylase gives MEVNIHPSWKSVLQEEFNKPYFSQLTDFVKKEYAENICYPKGKQIFSAFDHCPLDRVKVVIIGQDPYHGEGQANGLCFSVHDGIAHPPSLINIFREIGQDLGTSYPISGNLERWASQGVLLLNATLTVRANEAGSHQNKGWETFTDAVIKAVSAHCNNIVFMLWGGYAKKKTSLIDPTKHCILTSGHPSPLSANKGYWFGNKHFSKANAYLTSVGKEAINW, from the coding sequence ATGGAAGTGAACATACACCCCAGCTGGAAGTCGGTATTACAAGAAGAATTTAATAAGCCGTATTTCAGTCAGCTCACCGATTTTGTAAAGAAAGAATATGCCGAAAATATCTGTTATCCCAAAGGAAAGCAAATATTTTCGGCTTTCGACCATTGTCCGCTGGACAGGGTGAAAGTAGTTATCATCGGGCAAGACCCCTATCACGGCGAAGGGCAGGCAAACGGTTTGTGCTTTTCAGTACACGATGGCATTGCTCACCCACCTTCACTTATCAATATTTTTAGGGAAATAGGGCAGGATTTAGGCACCTCCTACCCTATCAGTGGCAATTTGGAGCGCTGGGCATCGCAAGGAGTTTTGCTGCTGAACGCCACTCTCACCGTAAGAGCCAACGAAGCTGGTAGCCACCAAAATAAAGGGTGGGAAACTTTTACTGACGCTGTTATTAAAGCAGTTTCAGCACATTGTAACAATATAGTGTTTATGTTGTGGGGTGGTTATGCCAAAAAGAAAACAAGCCTTATCGACCCGACAAAACATTGTATTCTTACCTCAGGGCACCCCTCTCCTTTGAGTGCAAACAAAGGCTATTGGTTTGGCAACAAGCATTTCAGCAAAGCTAATGCCTATCTTACATCCGTAGGGAAGGAAGCCATAAACTGGTAA
- a CDS encoding YihY/virulence factor BrkB family protein, translated as MTLKERIHNLPIIKQFINFLKSIPLAKNAFSLYDLLELYTAGIIRGALTYRASAISYSFFLAIFPFLLFILNLIPYIPIENFQGDFWAFIEDMLPPGTHDFFSDIFFDIADKKRGGLLSSVFFLSIFLMTNGIMAIFGGFEYSYHRQITRTYIKQYLYALMVAIILALLVLFAVIVFIYYEVYLVPYLDKINFITDYETLLKISKIVFVALITYFGTGLLFYFGTVEGRESKFFSAGSLFTVLLFGVTTYLFGIYIENFSRYNQLYGSIGALLIFLLYIWLNANILLLGFELNASLLKLKKHD; from the coding sequence ATGACATTAAAAGAGAGAATACATAACCTTCCCATTATCAAGCAATTCATAAACTTTTTGAAAAGTATTCCTTTAGCTAAGAATGCTTTTTCATTATATGATTTGCTCGAACTGTATACCGCAGGGATTATTAGAGGTGCACTTACCTATCGGGCGAGCGCTATCTCGTATAGTTTTTTCTTGGCAATCTTTCCTTTTTTGCTGTTCATTTTAAACTTAATCCCTTATATTCCTATCGAAAATTTCCAGGGAGACTTTTGGGCTTTTATTGAAGATATGCTTCCCCCAGGTACGCACGATTTCTTTTCGGATATTTTTTTCGATATCGCCGATAAAAAACGTGGCGGCTTATTGTCTTCGGTGTTTTTTCTCTCTATTTTTTTAATGACCAATGGTATTATGGCAATTTTTGGAGGTTTTGAGTATTCGTACCATCGGCAAATCACACGCACCTATATCAAGCAATATCTCTACGCCCTAATGGTAGCAATTATTTTGGCGCTTCTTGTTCTATTTGCTGTGATTGTATTCATTTATTACGAAGTATACTTAGTGCCTTACCTCGATAAAATCAATTTTATTACCGATTACGAAACGCTACTTAAAATATCGAAAATAGTTTTTGTCGCACTGATTACCTACTTCGGTACAGGACTGCTGTTTTACTTCGGCACAGTTGAAGGCAGGGAAAGTAAGTTCTTTTCAGCAGGTTCGCTCTTTACAGTGTTATTGTTCGGTGTGACAACCTATTTGTTCGGTATTTATATTGAGAATTTTTCTCGCTACAACCAGCTGTATGGGTCTATCGGAGCATTACTTATCTTTCTGCTTTATATATGGTTAAATGCCAACATATTGTTATTGGGGTTTGAACTAAATGCTTCGCTTCTGAAACTTAAAAAACACGACTGA